The Leptospira bandrabouensis genome segment TTATACGTAGTGACCCATTTTAGTAGAGTAATGGAGAATGTAGACCCCAAATTGGGTCATATCATTATGCCGCGATGGAGTTAAAGAACTCCAAGTTAGGAGGATGGTTTCCAAAAGTATGTCCGACATATAAAGGCATCTCGAATGGTAAAGTTTTCTCAATGAGAATCATATGTTTCCTACAGATAGGGCAAAACTTGTAAGGCAAATAATCGAATTCATGTTCGAAGTATTCTGGATGATTGCTTGTAATTGCATCCAAGTTTTTTGTAACAGGGAAGTTCAGTTTGGCAGAATTAAGACATTTCTTAGCTTTATGAGAATAGAGTCCAAAATAGCGAATTGATTTAGTTCCTAGTGGCAAAACATGTAAAAGGTAACGTTTGATGAAGTTTTTTTGGGACAAATTAGAAGAAAGATTACCTACATTAATGGAGACGATCTCGTCATCGACATTAAGATCCTGTTCGTTAATGTTAGACCCTTTTATTGATTTATTAAAGTAGTCGATGACGTGGTATGGATCAGAGATTTTTTCTGAGGTAAAAGCGAACATTTTGTAATTAGAATTAATAAGTTCTAGAAAAGAGTTTCCTAAAGAAAGATGTTTTTTGTAGAAAGCGAGAAGTTCTTTTTTAAGTATGATTTGGTAAATAGAATTGAACTGGAAGAAATCAAAGAGTTTATTTTGTGAAAGAACCCATTTGTTATTAGATTTATCGAATCCCCCATCAGTAATGAGAACATGTATGTGAGGATGGAACTGATTTAGTTTTCCATGAGTGTGTAAAACCATGATAAAACCTGGAATAACATCCTTATCCAAAGAAAGTTTTATGATTTTATAAATAGTTTTCTTTGAAGCCTCAAAGAGTAGATTCAGAAAATCTTTATAAAAAGTATTAACAAAGGGATAACAGAAAGTAGGTAACTTAAAAACAAGATGGTAATGATCCGTATTAATAACCAAGTTTTTAGTAGCTTCGTTCCAGAGAGATTTGTTTCTGTATTGGCATTTAGGACAGAATCTGTTATTACAAGAATTTCTA includes the following:
- a CDS encoding IS91 family transposase; protein product: MDIQDIFIKNIEFIESANLPKHVKKTALDIAHCRTNAMNGHLYQCPEEHFSVFLRNSCNNRFCPKCQYRNKSLWNEATKNLVINTDHYHLVFKLPTFCYPFVNTFYKDFLNLLFEASKKTIYKIIKLSLDKDVIPGFIMVLHTHGKLNQFHPHIHVLITDGGFDKSNNKWVLSQNKLFDFFQFNSIYQIILKKELLAFYKKHLSLGNSFLELINSNYKMFAFTSEKISDPYHVIDYFNKSIKGSNINEQDLNVDDEIVSINVGNLSSNLSQKNFIKRYLLHVLPLGTKSIRYFGLYSHKAKKCLNSAKLNFPVTKNLDAITSNHPEYFEHEFDYLPYKFCPICRKHMILIEKTLPFEMPLYVGHTFGNHPPNLEFFNSIAA